A window of Puntigrus tetrazona isolate hp1 chromosome 11, ASM1883169v1, whole genome shotgun sequence contains these coding sequences:
- the cishb gene encoding cytokine inducible SH2-containing protein b isoform X1, with the protein MPTKKALMPEPPSGMVASHTSAQNERVESEVHPIQRAQAVPYSWAPAEDLRFITTTFQHLHTSGWYWGGMTASEARDALIGASEGTFLVRDSSHPLYLFTLSVQTWRGPTNVRIEYDSGQFRLDSSFPARSSLLSFSALPSLVQHYTSTSQEEERIAAEERHMVSKDNGILLKLRKPLYRPQAFPTLQHLTRLTINRQTDCHKQLPLPRPLLLYLQEYPFQV; encoded by the exons ATGCCCACAAAG aAAGCCCTCATGCCAGAGCCACCTTCAGGAATGGTCGCTAGCCACACAAGTGCCCAAAACGAGAGGGTTGAATCAGAGGTTCATCCGATTCAGCGGGCCCAAGCCGTTCCGTACTCATGGGCCCCGGCTGAGGACTTGCGTTTTATCACCACCACCTTTCAGCACCTACATACCTCag GCTGGTACTGGGGTGGTATGACAGCCAGTGAGGCAAGGGATGCCCTAATTGGAGCATCAGAAGGGACTTTCCTTGTCCGTGACAGCAGCCATCCACTCTACCTCTTCACCCTGTCTGTACAGACGTGGAGAGGTCCAACTAATGTCCGTATTGAATATGACAGCGGCCAATTCCGTCTCGATTCCAGTTTTCCAGCCCGATCTAGCCTGTTGTCCTTCTCTGCTCTTCCTAGCCTCGTGCAGCACTACACATCCACGAGTCAAGAGGAGGAGAGGATAGCAGCTGAAGAACGTCACATGGTGTCAAAGGACAATGGCATCCTGCTAAAGCTCAGGAAGCCTCTGTACAGGCCTCAGGCCTTCCCGACATTACAGCACCTCACACGCCTCActataaacagacagacagattgcCATAAACAGCTGCCACTGCCACGGCCACTGCTGCTGTACTTGCAAGAATACCCCTTTCAGGTGTGA
- the cishb gene encoding cytokine inducible SH2-containing protein b isoform X2, with translation MPEPPSGMVASHTSAQNERVESEVHPIQRAQAVPYSWAPAEDLRFITTTFQHLHTSGWYWGGMTASEARDALIGASEGTFLVRDSSHPLYLFTLSVQTWRGPTNVRIEYDSGQFRLDSSFPARSSLLSFSALPSLVQHYTSTSQEEERIAAEERHMVSKDNGILLKLRKPLYRPQAFPTLQHLTRLTINRQTDCHKQLPLPRPLLLYLQEYPFQV, from the exons ATGCCAGAGCCACCTTCAGGAATGGTCGCTAGCCACACAAGTGCCCAAAACGAGAGGGTTGAATCAGAGGTTCATCCGATTCAGCGGGCCCAAGCCGTTCCGTACTCATGGGCCCCGGCTGAGGACTTGCGTTTTATCACCACCACCTTTCAGCACCTACATACCTCag GCTGGTACTGGGGTGGTATGACAGCCAGTGAGGCAAGGGATGCCCTAATTGGAGCATCAGAAGGGACTTTCCTTGTCCGTGACAGCAGCCATCCACTCTACCTCTTCACCCTGTCTGTACAGACGTGGAGAGGTCCAACTAATGTCCGTATTGAATATGACAGCGGCCAATTCCGTCTCGATTCCAGTTTTCCAGCCCGATCTAGCCTGTTGTCCTTCTCTGCTCTTCCTAGCCTCGTGCAGCACTACACATCCACGAGTCAAGAGGAGGAGAGGATAGCAGCTGAAGAACGTCACATGGTGTCAAAGGACAATGGCATCCTGCTAAAGCTCAGGAAGCCTCTGTACAGGCCTCAGGCCTTCCCGACATTACAGCACCTCACACGCCTCActataaacagacagacagattgcCATAAACAGCTGCCACTGCCACGGCCACTGCTGCTGTACTTGCAAGAATACCCCTTTCAGGTGTGA
- the twf2b gene encoding twinfilin-2b isoform X1, with protein sequence MSHQTGIHATPDLREFLVKARRGAVRVVKIVIRSEQLVLGAYREVSQSWDQDYDACVLPMLDGLEPCYILYRLDSQNQLGYEWLFISWSPDQSPVRLKMVYAATRATLKKEFGGSHLKDEVFGTVQEDVCFQGYLRHLSSSACPAPLTTAEQQLHQIKITEDKVARDERRRVASISGQAKTEISVESKNPTLQGLAFPLQEEAKHALQQLKFKRINYIQLRLDTERETIELVHTSPTETIDLPSRIPTDTPRYHFFLYKHAHQGQALEAVVFIYSMPGYSCSVKERMLYSSCKNRLLDEVERDYHIEIAKKMEIDSGECLTEDFLYEEVYPKQHALKQAFTKPKGPTGKRGNKRLIKGSGENGDES encoded by the exons ATGTCGCACCAGACGGGTATTCATG CAACTCCAGACTTGAGAGAGTTCCTCGTGAAGGCAAGAAGGGGCGCTGTCAGGGTGGTGAAGATTGTTATAAGGAGCG AACAGCTGGTGTTGGGAGCGTACAGAGAGGTGTCTCAGAGCTGGGATCAGGACTACGATGCCTGTGTCCTGCCCATGCTGGACGGTCTGGAACCCTGTTATATCCTTTACCGCCTCGACTCACAGAACCAGCTGGGATATGAGTGGCTGTTTATCTCCTGGTCGCCGGACCAGTCACCG GTGAGGTTAAAGATGGTGTACGCTGCTACCCGTGCCACACTGAAGAAAGAGTTTGGAGGAAGTCACCTGAAAGATGAGGTGTTTGGAACAGTCCAG GAAGATGTGTGTTTCCAAGGTTATCTACGACACCTGTCCTCGTCCGCCTGTCCGGCTCCCCTCACCACTGCTGAGCAACAGCTACATCAGATTAAAATTACAGAG GACAAAGTGGCACGA GATGAGAGAAGACGAGTTGCCAGCATAAGTGGACAAGCAAAG ACAGAGATCAGCGTGGAGAGTAAAAATCCGACTTTGCAGGGTTTGGCGTTCCCATTGCAAGAAGAGGCTAAACATGCTTTGCAGCAGCTTAAATTTAAACGGATCAATTACATTCAATTA CGGCTGGACACCGAACGAGAGACAATTGAGCTGGTCCACACCAGTCCTACAGAGACCATAGATCTGCCAAGCAGAATCCCCACTGATACCCCACGATACCACTTTTTCCTGTACAAACATGCCCATCAAGGACAGGCACTAGAAGCTGTAG TTTTCATCTACTCCATGCCTGGGTATAGCTGTAGCGTAAAAGAAAGGATGCTGTACTCCAGCTGTAAGAATCGACTGCTGGatgaggtagagagagactATCACATAGAGATCGCCAAAAAG aTGGAGATTGATAGTGGAGAGTGCCTGACCGAGGATTTCCTTTATGAAGAGGTTTACCCGAAGCAGCATGCTCTGAAACAAGCCTTCACCAAGCCAAAGGGCCCAACAGGGAAACGAGGGAACAAGCGTCTAATCAAAGGATCGGGAGAGAACGGAGATGAGAGCTAG
- the twf2b gene encoding twinfilin-2b isoform X3, translating to MSHQTGIHATPDLREFLVKARRGAVRVVKIVIRSEQLVLGAYREVSQSWDQDYDACVLPMLDGLEPCYILYRLDSQNQLGYEWLFISWSPDQSPVRLKMVYAATRATLKKEFGGSHLKDEVFGTVQEDVCFQGYLRHLSSSACPAPLTTAEQQLHQIKITEDKVARDERRRVASISGQAKGLAFPLQEEAKHALQQLKFKRINYIQLRLDTERETIELVHTSPTETIDLPSRIPTDTPRYHFFLYKHAHQGQALEAVVFIYSMPGYSCSVKERMLYSSCKNRLLDEVERDYHIEIAKKMEIDSGECLTEDFLYEEVYPKQHALKQAFTKPKGPTGKRGNKRLIKGSGENGDES from the exons ATGTCGCACCAGACGGGTATTCATG CAACTCCAGACTTGAGAGAGTTCCTCGTGAAGGCAAGAAGGGGCGCTGTCAGGGTGGTGAAGATTGTTATAAGGAGCG AACAGCTGGTGTTGGGAGCGTACAGAGAGGTGTCTCAGAGCTGGGATCAGGACTACGATGCCTGTGTCCTGCCCATGCTGGACGGTCTGGAACCCTGTTATATCCTTTACCGCCTCGACTCACAGAACCAGCTGGGATATGAGTGGCTGTTTATCTCCTGGTCGCCGGACCAGTCACCG GTGAGGTTAAAGATGGTGTACGCTGCTACCCGTGCCACACTGAAGAAAGAGTTTGGAGGAAGTCACCTGAAAGATGAGGTGTTTGGAACAGTCCAG GAAGATGTGTGTTTCCAAGGTTATCTACGACACCTGTCCTCGTCCGCCTGTCCGGCTCCCCTCACCACTGCTGAGCAACAGCTACATCAGATTAAAATTACAGAG GACAAAGTGGCACGA GATGAGAGAAGACGAGTTGCCAGCATAAGTGGACAAGCAAAG GGTTTGGCGTTCCCATTGCAAGAAGAGGCTAAACATGCTTTGCAGCAGCTTAAATTTAAACGGATCAATTACATTCAATTA CGGCTGGACACCGAACGAGAGACAATTGAGCTGGTCCACACCAGTCCTACAGAGACCATAGATCTGCCAAGCAGAATCCCCACTGATACCCCACGATACCACTTTTTCCTGTACAAACATGCCCATCAAGGACAGGCACTAGAAGCTGTAG TTTTCATCTACTCCATGCCTGGGTATAGCTGTAGCGTAAAAGAAAGGATGCTGTACTCCAGCTGTAAGAATCGACTGCTGGatgaggtagagagagactATCACATAGAGATCGCCAAAAAG aTGGAGATTGATAGTGGAGAGTGCCTGACCGAGGATTTCCTTTATGAAGAGGTTTACCCGAAGCAGCATGCTCTGAAACAAGCCTTCACCAAGCCAAAGGGCCCAACAGGGAAACGAGGGAACAAGCGTCTAATCAAAGGATCGGGAGAGAACGGAGATGAGAGCTAG
- the twf2b gene encoding twinfilin-2b isoform X5: MLDGLEPCYILYRLDSQNQLGYEWLFISWSPDQSPVRLKMVYAATRATLKKEFGGSHLKDEVFGTVQEDVCFQGYLRHLSSSACPAPLTTAEQQLHQIKITEDKVARDERRRVASISGQAKTEISVESKNPTLQGLAFPLQEEAKHALQQLKFKRINYIQLRLDTERETIELVHTSPTETIDLPSRIPTDTPRYHFFLYKHAHQGQALEAVVFIYSMPGYSCSVKERMLYSSCKNRLLDEVERDYHIEIAKKMEIDSGECLTEDFLYEEVYPKQHALKQAFTKPKGPTGKRGNKRLIKGSGENGDES; the protein is encoded by the exons ATGCTGGACGGTCTGGAACCCTGTTATATCCTTTACCGCCTCGACTCACAGAACCAGCTGGGATATGAGTGGCTGTTTATCTCCTGGTCGCCGGACCAGTCACCG GTGAGGTTAAAGATGGTGTACGCTGCTACCCGTGCCACACTGAAGAAAGAGTTTGGAGGAAGTCACCTGAAAGATGAGGTGTTTGGAACAGTCCAG GAAGATGTGTGTTTCCAAGGTTATCTACGACACCTGTCCTCGTCCGCCTGTCCGGCTCCCCTCACCACTGCTGAGCAACAGCTACATCAGATTAAAATTACAGAG GACAAAGTGGCACGA GATGAGAGAAGACGAGTTGCCAGCATAAGTGGACAAGCAAAG ACAGAGATCAGCGTGGAGAGTAAAAATCCGACTTTGCAGGGTTTGGCGTTCCCATTGCAAGAAGAGGCTAAACATGCTTTGCAGCAGCTTAAATTTAAACGGATCAATTACATTCAATTA CGGCTGGACACCGAACGAGAGACAATTGAGCTGGTCCACACCAGTCCTACAGAGACCATAGATCTGCCAAGCAGAATCCCCACTGATACCCCACGATACCACTTTTTCCTGTACAAACATGCCCATCAAGGACAGGCACTAGAAGCTGTAG TTTTCATCTACTCCATGCCTGGGTATAGCTGTAGCGTAAAAGAAAGGATGCTGTACTCCAGCTGTAAGAATCGACTGCTGGatgaggtagagagagactATCACATAGAGATCGCCAAAAAG aTGGAGATTGATAGTGGAGAGTGCCTGACCGAGGATTTCCTTTATGAAGAGGTTTACCCGAAGCAGCATGCTCTGAAACAAGCCTTCACCAAGCCAAAGGGCCCAACAGGGAAACGAGGGAACAAGCGTCTAATCAAAGGATCGGGAGAGAACGGAGATGAGAGCTAG
- the twf2b gene encoding twinfilin-2b isoform X2, whose amino-acid sequence MSHQTGIHATPDLREFLVKARRGAVRVVKIVIRSEQLVLGAYREVSQSWDQDYDACVLPMLDGLEPCYILYRLDSQNQLGYEWLFISWSPDQSPVRLKMVYAATRATLKKEFGGSHLKDEVFGTVQEDVCFQGYLRHLSSSACPAPLTTAEQQLHQIKITEDERRRVASISGQAKTEISVESKNPTLQGLAFPLQEEAKHALQQLKFKRINYIQLRLDTERETIELVHTSPTETIDLPSRIPTDTPRYHFFLYKHAHQGQALEAVVFIYSMPGYSCSVKERMLYSSCKNRLLDEVERDYHIEIAKKMEIDSGECLTEDFLYEEVYPKQHALKQAFTKPKGPTGKRGNKRLIKGSGENGDES is encoded by the exons ATGTCGCACCAGACGGGTATTCATG CAACTCCAGACTTGAGAGAGTTCCTCGTGAAGGCAAGAAGGGGCGCTGTCAGGGTGGTGAAGATTGTTATAAGGAGCG AACAGCTGGTGTTGGGAGCGTACAGAGAGGTGTCTCAGAGCTGGGATCAGGACTACGATGCCTGTGTCCTGCCCATGCTGGACGGTCTGGAACCCTGTTATATCCTTTACCGCCTCGACTCACAGAACCAGCTGGGATATGAGTGGCTGTTTATCTCCTGGTCGCCGGACCAGTCACCG GTGAGGTTAAAGATGGTGTACGCTGCTACCCGTGCCACACTGAAGAAAGAGTTTGGAGGAAGTCACCTGAAAGATGAGGTGTTTGGAACAGTCCAG GAAGATGTGTGTTTCCAAGGTTATCTACGACACCTGTCCTCGTCCGCCTGTCCGGCTCCCCTCACCACTGCTGAGCAACAGCTACATCAGATTAAAATTACAGAG GATGAGAGAAGACGAGTTGCCAGCATAAGTGGACAAGCAAAG ACAGAGATCAGCGTGGAGAGTAAAAATCCGACTTTGCAGGGTTTGGCGTTCCCATTGCAAGAAGAGGCTAAACATGCTTTGCAGCAGCTTAAATTTAAACGGATCAATTACATTCAATTA CGGCTGGACACCGAACGAGAGACAATTGAGCTGGTCCACACCAGTCCTACAGAGACCATAGATCTGCCAAGCAGAATCCCCACTGATACCCCACGATACCACTTTTTCCTGTACAAACATGCCCATCAAGGACAGGCACTAGAAGCTGTAG TTTTCATCTACTCCATGCCTGGGTATAGCTGTAGCGTAAAAGAAAGGATGCTGTACTCCAGCTGTAAGAATCGACTGCTGGatgaggtagagagagactATCACATAGAGATCGCCAAAAAG aTGGAGATTGATAGTGGAGAGTGCCTGACCGAGGATTTCCTTTATGAAGAGGTTTACCCGAAGCAGCATGCTCTGAAACAAGCCTTCACCAAGCCAAAGGGCCCAACAGGGAAACGAGGGAACAAGCGTCTAATCAAAGGATCGGGAGAGAACGGAGATGAGAGCTAG
- the twf2b gene encoding twinfilin-2b isoform X4 encodes MSHQTGIHATPDLREFLVKARRGAVRVVKIVIRSEQLVLGAYREVSQSWDQDYDACVLPMLDGLEPCYILYRLDSQNQLGYEWLFISWSPDQSPVRLKMVYAATRATLKKEFGGSHLKDEVFGTVQEDVCFQGYLRHLSSSACPAPLTTAEQQLHQIKITEDERRRVASISGQAKGLAFPLQEEAKHALQQLKFKRINYIQLRLDTERETIELVHTSPTETIDLPSRIPTDTPRYHFFLYKHAHQGQALEAVVFIYSMPGYSCSVKERMLYSSCKNRLLDEVERDYHIEIAKKMEIDSGECLTEDFLYEEVYPKQHALKQAFTKPKGPTGKRGNKRLIKGSGENGDES; translated from the exons ATGTCGCACCAGACGGGTATTCATG CAACTCCAGACTTGAGAGAGTTCCTCGTGAAGGCAAGAAGGGGCGCTGTCAGGGTGGTGAAGATTGTTATAAGGAGCG AACAGCTGGTGTTGGGAGCGTACAGAGAGGTGTCTCAGAGCTGGGATCAGGACTACGATGCCTGTGTCCTGCCCATGCTGGACGGTCTGGAACCCTGTTATATCCTTTACCGCCTCGACTCACAGAACCAGCTGGGATATGAGTGGCTGTTTATCTCCTGGTCGCCGGACCAGTCACCG GTGAGGTTAAAGATGGTGTACGCTGCTACCCGTGCCACACTGAAGAAAGAGTTTGGAGGAAGTCACCTGAAAGATGAGGTGTTTGGAACAGTCCAG GAAGATGTGTGTTTCCAAGGTTATCTACGACACCTGTCCTCGTCCGCCTGTCCGGCTCCCCTCACCACTGCTGAGCAACAGCTACATCAGATTAAAATTACAGAG GATGAGAGAAGACGAGTTGCCAGCATAAGTGGACAAGCAAAG GGTTTGGCGTTCCCATTGCAAGAAGAGGCTAAACATGCTTTGCAGCAGCTTAAATTTAAACGGATCAATTACATTCAATTA CGGCTGGACACCGAACGAGAGACAATTGAGCTGGTCCACACCAGTCCTACAGAGACCATAGATCTGCCAAGCAGAATCCCCACTGATACCCCACGATACCACTTTTTCCTGTACAAACATGCCCATCAAGGACAGGCACTAGAAGCTGTAG TTTTCATCTACTCCATGCCTGGGTATAGCTGTAGCGTAAAAGAAAGGATGCTGTACTCCAGCTGTAAGAATCGACTGCTGGatgaggtagagagagactATCACATAGAGATCGCCAAAAAG aTGGAGATTGATAGTGGAGAGTGCCTGACCGAGGATTTCCTTTATGAAGAGGTTTACCCGAAGCAGCATGCTCTGAAACAAGCCTTCACCAAGCCAAAGGGCCCAACAGGGAAACGAGGGAACAAGCGTCTAATCAAAGGATCGGGAGAGAACGGAGATGAGAGCTAG
- the rpusd4 gene encoding mitochondrial RNA pseudouridine synthase rpusd4: MRYAREVTFTPLVRAYATASKTETFASSGKAGLKAADIANRLRSEKEKQTNVNNEVPVSPLQNRVNELKQFSQKLQSVHPSVFVKALYGGILYQDQNIIAINKPYGVPLHNVDGIRNSIAECLPLLAKITDGMSPGQHFHLCHSLEKENTGVLILAKTEDAAEHVQTLIRSHKVERKYLAVTVGVPIPSEGVIDIPIIEKEVMGPQPHFKMGLSPLFKVSEEGDGVTRVRAHRQAHSAVTQYRVLDSTSGCSLVELQPVTGVKNQPRVHMALALNCCILGDHKYAQWNKLAPQKLPEGILRRLGLVQSKTRYLPLHLHSRRIVLPGFKGHSDITVSCPLPKYFTNTLKRLRIPLPTKE, translated from the exons ATGCGCTATGCACGTGAGGTGACATTTACGCCGCTCGTGAGAGCGTACGCCACTGCTTCAAAAACAGAGACCTTCGCTTCTAGCGGGAAAGCAGGACTCAAAGCAGCGGATATCGCGAACAGACTCCGGagtgaaaaggaaaaacaaactaatgTCAACAATGAG GTTCCGGTGTCACCTCTTCAAAACAGAGTGAACGAACTTAAACAGTTTTCTCAGAAACTACAGTCTGTTCATCCCAGTGTGTTCGTAAAAGCTCTTTACGGTGGCATCCTTTATCAAGACCAAAACATAATCGCCATAAATAAACCGTATGGAGTCCCTCTGCATA ATGTAGATGGGATCAGAAACAGCATAGCAGAATGTCTGCCTTTGCTCGCAAAGATAACTGATGGAATGTCGCCGGGACAACATTTTCACCTTTGCCATAGcctggaaaaagaaaatactggagTTTTGATCCTGGCTAAAACCGAGGATGCCGCTGAACATGTCCAAACACTCATCAGATCACACAAAGTGGAAAGGAAGTACTT gGCAGTCACTGTAGGTGTGCCCATTCCATCCGAGGGAGTGATTGACATTCCCATTATAGAGAAGGAGGTCATGGGACCTCAGCCACATTTTAAG ATGGGTCTAAGCCCTTTGTTCAAAGTGAGTGAGGAGGGAGATGGAGTGACCAGGGTAAGAGCTCATCGACAGGCACACAGTGCAGTCACGCAGTATCGGGTTCTGGACAGCACCAGTGGCTGCAGCTTGGTGGAACTGCAGCCTGTCACAG GTGTGAAAAACCAGCCTCGCGTACATATGGCTCTTGCTTTGAACTGCTGCATTCTTGGAGACCACAAATATGCACAATGGAACAAACTAGCACCACAG AAGCTGCCAGAGGGCATACTGCGACGGCTGGGCCTGGTGCAGAGTAAAACACGATACCTCCCTCTTCACCTGCACTCCCGAAGGATCGTCCTGCCAGGGTTCAAAGGTCACAGTGACATCACAGTGTCCTGTCCCCTTCCTAAATACTTCACCAACACCTTAAAGAGACTACGGATCCCGCTACCGACAAAGGAATGA